One genomic window of Halorubrum hochsteinianum includes the following:
- a CDS encoding uS10/mL48 family ribosomal protein, whose translation MTFVTKLDFASGDRDVLVETVQELKETLERKGAECKGPHATPSETVTVPLYKNLAPGDEFSPWRYDVYRRSMEIHGADDIARDVVGRDFPDSIHVEVEVDQKKPLGHRRD comes from the coding sequence ATGACCTTCGTCACGAAACTCGACTTCGCGTCCGGCGACCGGGACGTGCTCGTCGAGACCGTCCAAGAGCTCAAGGAGACGCTCGAACGCAAGGGCGCGGAGTGTAAGGGACCGCACGCGACCCCCTCCGAGACCGTCACCGTCCCGCTGTACAAGAACCTCGCGCCCGGCGACGAGTTCTCGCCGTGGCGCTACGACGTGTACCGGCGCTCGATGGAGATCCACGGGGCCGACGACATCGCGCGCGACGTCGTCGGCCGCGACTTCCCCGACTCGATCCACGTCGAGGTCGAGGTCGACCAGAAGAAGCCGCTCGGGCACCGCCGCGACTGA
- a CDS encoding LUD domain-containing protein — MSSETAGGDSTGDAATEPADGLDRETKAGRIRELLATEGDAVAENTRGFNAGRYESTGRLDDYEALKDRARAIKEDAIERLPDLIDEVRESVEANGGTVYLADDAEDANRYIREVAAERGAKRAIKSKSMTSEEIEVNAALEADGVDVLETDLGEWVLQLADEEPSHIVAPAIHKSREEISELFAERFDLDDPPETAEELTMFARERLGELIEDAELGMTGANFVAADSGTMLLVTSEGNARKTVTATDTHVAVAGVEKLVPTVEEFAPFVELIGRSGTGQDVTSYISTLTPPVASPVPNFEADGEPLADGSADDREFHLVLIDNGRLAMRDDETLKETLYCIRCSACSNACGNFQSVGGHAFGGETYSGGIATGWEAGVEGLDTAAEFNDLCTGCSRCVPACPVGIDIPWINTAVRDRINRGEADPSQLDWAFEELVPDEEPGGLDLSTRLVGNYATLAEWGHRTAPVANRLANFGPARALAERVVGIDRRRDLPEFARESLVEWFDARGGSSVAPAEADREAVVYPDTATNYVDVERGKATVRALEALGVHVRVPDLPGSGRPPLSQGMVATAESAAEDVYAGLAPHLDAGRDVVVIEPSDLATFRREYERFLPADSHERLAAASYDAMEYVFGLLEAGGDPAALRAPSEGTGPVAAGRRLAYHPHCQARTVEVGEYATATFERLGYDVRVSDTECCGMAGSFGYKTDYYELSMDVGEPLREQFGDTERTVVAPGTSCTEQLDALLESTPMHPIEVIAPRE; from the coding sequence ATGAGTAGCGAGACCGCCGGTGGCGACTCGACCGGAGACGCCGCGACCGAGCCGGCCGACGGCCTCGACCGCGAGACGAAGGCCGGGCGCATCCGCGAGCTACTGGCGACCGAGGGGGACGCGGTCGCGGAGAACACCCGCGGGTTCAACGCGGGGCGCTACGAGTCGACCGGTCGCCTCGACGACTACGAGGCGCTGAAAGACCGGGCGCGGGCGATAAAGGAGGACGCGATCGAGCGGCTCCCCGACCTCATCGACGAGGTGCGGGAGTCGGTCGAGGCGAACGGCGGCACGGTGTACCTCGCCGACGACGCCGAGGACGCGAACCGGTACATCCGCGAGGTCGCCGCCGAGCGCGGGGCCAAGCGCGCGATCAAGTCGAAGTCGATGACCTCCGAGGAGATCGAGGTGAACGCGGCGCTGGAGGCCGACGGGGTCGACGTGTTGGAGACGGACCTCGGCGAGTGGGTGCTCCAGCTGGCCGACGAGGAGCCCTCGCACATCGTCGCGCCGGCGATCCACAAGTCCCGCGAGGAGATCTCCGAGTTGTTCGCCGAGCGGTTCGACCTCGACGACCCGCCCGAGACCGCCGAGGAGCTCACGATGTTCGCCCGCGAGCGGCTCGGCGAGCTGATCGAGGACGCCGAGCTGGGGATGACCGGCGCGAACTTCGTCGCGGCGGACTCGGGGACCATGTTGCTAGTCACCAGCGAGGGCAACGCCCGGAAGACGGTGACCGCGACGGACACCCACGTCGCGGTCGCGGGCGTCGAGAAGCTCGTGCCGACCGTCGAGGAGTTCGCGCCGTTCGTCGAGCTGATCGGGCGCTCGGGGACCGGCCAGGACGTCACCTCCTACATCTCGACGCTGACACCGCCCGTCGCGTCGCCGGTGCCGAACTTCGAGGCGGACGGCGAGCCGCTCGCGGACGGCTCCGCGGACGACCGCGAGTTCCACCTCGTGTTGATCGACAACGGGCGGCTGGCGATGCGCGACGACGAGACGCTGAAGGAGACGCTGTACTGCATCCGGTGTTCGGCCTGCTCGAACGCCTGCGGCAACTTCCAGAGCGTCGGCGGCCACGCGTTCGGCGGCGAGACGTACTCCGGCGGCATCGCCACGGGCTGGGAGGCCGGCGTCGAGGGGCTCGACACCGCCGCCGAGTTCAACGACCTCTGTACCGGCTGCTCGCGCTGTGTACCGGCGTGTCCGGTCGGCATCGACATCCCGTGGATCAACACCGCGGTCCGCGACCGGATCAACCGGGGCGAGGCCGACCCGAGCCAGCTCGACTGGGCGTTCGAAGAGCTGGTCCCCGACGAGGAGCCGGGCGGCCTCGACCTGTCGACCCGGCTGGTCGGCAACTACGCGACGCTCGCGGAGTGGGGACACAGGACCGCGCCGGTCGCCAACCGCCTCGCGAACTTCGGTCCGGCGCGCGCGCTCGCCGAGCGGGTCGTCGGGATCGATCGCCGCCGCGACCTGCCCGAGTTCGCCCGCGAGTCGCTCGTCGAGTGGTTCGACGCCCGGGGCGGCTCGTCGGTCGCGCCCGCCGAGGCCGACCGCGAGGCCGTCGTCTACCCCGACACGGCAACGAACTACGTCGACGTCGAGCGCGGGAAGGCGACGGTCCGCGCGCTGGAGGCGCTTGGGGTCCACGTCCGGGTCCCCGACCTCCCCGGCAGCGGGCGGCCGCCGCTCTCGCAGGGGATGGTCGCCACCGCCGAGTCGGCGGCCGAGGACGTGTACGCCGGGCTGGCACCCCACCTCGACGCCGGGCGCGACGTGGTCGTGATCGAGCCGAGCGACCTCGCGACGTTCCGCCGCGAGTACGAGCGGTTCCTCCCGGCCGACTCCCACGAGCGGCTCGCGGCGGCGAGCTACGACGCGATGGAGTACGTGTTCGGCCTGCTGGAGGCGGGCGGCGACCCCGCGGCGCTGCGCGCGCCCAGCGAAGGGACCGGGCCGGTCGCGGCCGGCCGGCGGCTCGCGTACCACCCGCACTGTCAGGCCCGCACCGTCGAGGTGGGCGAGTACGCGACCGCGACGTTCGAACGGCTCGGCTACGACGTGCGCGTCTCGGACACGGAGTGTTGCGGGATGGCCGGCTCGTTCGGCTACAAGACCGACTACTACGAGCTGAGCATGGACGTCGGCGAGCCGCTCCGCGAGCAGTTCGGCGACACCGAGCGCACCGTCGTCGCGCCCGGCACGTCCTGTACCGAACAGCTCGACGCCCTGCTGGAGTCGACGCCGATGCACCCCATCGAGGTGATCGCCCCGCGAGAGTGA
- a CDS encoding LUD domain-containing protein — translation MATADTSTFTGRLDDFGVTVSEGPAAACASLVDAAAGEPAVGVPLGRSGPDALADSAASLPERVETDPTTADLRAAHTGVTAASLGIASYGSVAVEADADGTEPVSLFVDRHVVVLREADLVPDVPDAFAWLGPRARDESTDVVFATGPSATADMGGLVHGAHGPKEVHVVLLRGEDGDAVENAEVAADE, via the coding sequence ATGGCAACTGCTGACACGTCGACGTTCACGGGGAGACTCGACGACTTCGGCGTCACCGTCTCGGAGGGGCCGGCGGCGGCGTGCGCGTCGCTGGTCGACGCCGCCGCCGGCGAGCCCGCGGTCGGGGTGCCGCTGGGTCGGTCCGGACCGGACGCGCTCGCGGACTCGGCGGCGTCGCTGCCGGAGCGCGTCGAGACCGACCCGACGACCGCCGACCTGCGCGCCGCGCACACGGGCGTCACCGCGGCGTCGCTCGGGATCGCGAGCTACGGAAGCGTCGCGGTCGAGGCCGACGCCGACGGGACGGAGCCGGTGAGCCTCTTCGTCGACCGGCACGTCGTCGTCCTCCGGGAGGCCGACCTCGTGCCGGACGTGCCCGACGCCTTCGCGTGGCTCGGTCCGCGGGCCCGCGACGAGTCGACCGACGTGGTGTTCGCGACCGGCCCGAGCGCGACCGCGGACATGGGGGGGCTCGTCCACGGCGCGCACGGCCCGAAGGAGGTCCACGTCGTGCTGTTACGCGGGGAAGACGGCGACGCCGTCGAGAACGCGGAGGTGGCGGCCGATGAGTAG
- a CDS encoding DUF5787 family protein, whose amino-acid sequence MTPDAEFGYELLVCRYAELAWHPSEGPRPAIVSRQLGTKERRWDTLVIEVDPEAFAVRRAFGDRPIDSDLLHVVRHAPAEWAWYRDALPDPGYPWRYVRQAVHRAAGRDLIEKRRDGNRIEIRRVRPYPDWVERIVAVENKPDLDRSAADRLADQLEHDVTTALADEAWLATETTGERVEPALLREMPVKAGILATDFSAGVGSDAADVAWHPSDLSPAGPGDDGEASRRDAETETLRLEIAERAYGKGWRSFHDTMRPDCRHFELRRDGRALVPHCAAKDKTPTARECSGSCGEFSPEPPQWRTKGWPIEGGPGKGVERLLARRRERERDAVAGAERRDTE is encoded by the coding sequence GTGACGCCAGACGCCGAGTTCGGCTACGAACTGCTCGTCTGTCGGTACGCCGAGCTCGCGTGGCACCCGAGCGAGGGTCCCCGCCCCGCGATCGTCTCCCGACAGCTCGGCACCAAGGAGCGCCGCTGGGACACGCTCGTCATCGAGGTCGACCCCGAGGCGTTCGCGGTCCGGCGCGCGTTCGGCGACCGACCGATCGACTCCGACCTCCTCCACGTCGTCCGTCACGCGCCCGCCGAGTGGGCGTGGTACCGCGACGCGCTGCCCGACCCCGGCTACCCGTGGCGCTACGTCCGGCAAGCGGTCCACCGCGCCGCGGGGCGGGACCTGATCGAGAAGCGCCGCGACGGGAATCGGATCGAGATCCGCCGGGTGCGCCCGTACCCTGACTGGGTCGAGCGGATCGTCGCGGTCGAGAACAAGCCGGACCTCGACCGCTCGGCGGCCGACCGCCTCGCCGACCAGCTCGAACACGACGTGACGACCGCGCTCGCCGACGAGGCGTGGCTGGCGACCGAGACGACCGGCGAGCGCGTCGAGCCCGCCCTCCTCCGCGAGATGCCGGTCAAGGCGGGCATCCTCGCCACGGACTTCTCCGCGGGGGTCGGCTCCGACGCGGCCGACGTGGCGTGGCACCCGAGCGACCTCTCGCCCGCGGGCCCCGGCGACGACGGTGAGGCGAGCCGCCGCGACGCCGAGACGGAGACGCTGCGGCTGGAGATCGCCGAGCGCGCCTACGGGAAGGGGTGGCGCTCCTTCCACGACACGATGCGACCGGACTGCCGCCACTTCGAGCTCCGCCGAGACGGGCGGGCGCTCGTCCCCCATTGCGCGGCGAAGGACAAGACCCCGACCGCGCGGGAGTGTTCCGGCTCCTGCGGGGAGTTCTCGCCGGAGCCGCCCCAGTGGCGCACGAAGGGGTGGCCGATCGAGGGCGGGCCGGGGAAAGGGGTCGAGCGGCTGTTGGCGCGACGGCGCGAGCGCGAGCGGGACGCGGTGGCGGGCGCGGAGCGACGCGATACCGAGTGA
- a CDS encoding FAD-binding and (Fe-S)-binding domain-containing protein, whose amino-acid sequence MATNPEPDPTDGGDFDYAGGAVERPDLVDALDRRVDGDVRFDDYSKRLYATDASAYEVTPIGVVIPESTADVAAVHEYCFEEGIPVLPRGGGTSLAGQSVNEAVVLDLTAEMDAVIETDPDAGTARAQAGAYVGDLNAAVEPHGLKFAPDPAWRDKSALGGAIGNNSTGSHSLKYGKTDHYVEEAEVVLADGTVTTLGEVAVDDLRVSADPDADDLFPRIHAEIVRILDEGAAEIDERYPELKRNVSGYNLDRLLAEYRGEYGEEGVVNLARLMAGSEGTLATVTEATVSLVEIPETKSVALLTYDDLLDAMEDVAACLEHDPAAVEVMDDVLLGLAADTPEFADVVGMLPDGTDSVLLVEFYAESDAEGRQKVADLIADRVGVRDTAAEPGDGAAETTSQPRRAVDALEAHDPDERDRFWKMRKAGLPILLSRTTDEKHISFIEDCAIPPEHLPEYTREFQQILEDNDTFATFYAHAGPGVLHIRPLINTKDVDDVEAMVDIADRVTDAVVRLGGSVSGEHGDGRARTQWNRKLYGDGLWEAFRDLKTAFDPDWLLNPGNVCGDVDMRENLRFDAEYEYDAGFDPAMEWAVDNGMQGMVELCHGCGGCRGPQETTGGTMCPTYRAAEEEIQSTRGRANMLRGAISGELPDDPTDDEFVTEVMDLCVGCKGCKVDCPSGVDMAKLKAEVEHAHHEEHGLDLRTRLLGRFESLAPLASKFAPLSNLPNKLPGSGLIAEKALGIARERDLPTFRSETLVDWFEARGGASVPREAADRDVLLFPDVYTTYTNPGAGKAAVRVLEAANCHVEIPDVDGSGRPPHSKGMLDVSRATARDAVEALAPRVRDGWDVVVVEPSDAVMLQSDYHDLLDGDASDVPDADVAAVSENAYGVMEYVDAFRLDESLALDAPTESLTYHGHCHQKATKKDHHAVGVLRRAGYGVDPLDSSCCGMAGSFGYEAEHYSMSVAIGETLFEQVSASDGDGLVAPGTSCRTQLEEGPSEVPEPDHPVEKLATALA is encoded by the coding sequence ATGGCGACCAACCCGGAGCCGGACCCGACGGACGGCGGGGACTTCGACTACGCCGGCGGTGCCGTGGAGCGGCCGGACCTCGTCGACGCGCTCGACCGCCGCGTCGACGGGGACGTGCGGTTCGACGACTACTCCAAGCGGCTGTACGCGACCGACGCCTCGGCGTACGAGGTCACCCCGATCGGCGTCGTGATCCCGGAGTCGACCGCGGACGTGGCGGCCGTCCACGAGTACTGCTTCGAGGAGGGGATCCCCGTCCTCCCCCGCGGCGGCGGCACGTCGCTCGCGGGCCAGAGCGTCAACGAGGCGGTCGTCCTCGATCTCACCGCCGAGATGGACGCGGTGATCGAGACCGACCCGGACGCGGGGACCGCCCGCGCGCAGGCCGGCGCGTACGTCGGGGACCTCAACGCCGCGGTCGAGCCGCACGGGCTGAAGTTCGCCCCCGACCCGGCGTGGCGCGACAAGTCCGCGCTCGGCGGGGCGATCGGGAACAACTCCACCGGCTCCCACTCGCTGAAGTACGGCAAGACGGACCACTACGTCGAGGAGGCCGAGGTCGTCCTCGCTGACGGCACCGTGACGACGCTCGGCGAGGTCGCGGTCGATGACCTCCGGGTGTCCGCCGACCCCGACGCCGACGACCTGTTCCCCCGAATCCACGCCGAGATCGTTCGGATCCTCGACGAGGGGGCGGCTGAGATCGACGAGCGGTACCCGGAACTGAAGCGGAACGTCTCCGGCTACAACCTCGACCGCCTGCTCGCAGAATACCGGGGGGAGTACGGGGAGGAAGGCGTCGTCAACCTCGCTCGGCTCATGGCCGGCAGCGAGGGGACGCTCGCGACGGTGACGGAGGCGACCGTCTCGCTCGTCGAGATTCCGGAGACGAAGTCGGTTGCGCTGCTGACCTACGACGACCTCCTCGACGCGATGGAGGACGTGGCGGCGTGTCTCGAACACGACCCCGCCGCGGTCGAGGTGATGGACGACGTCCTCCTCGGCCTCGCAGCCGACACGCCGGAGTTCGCCGACGTGGTCGGCATGCTCCCCGACGGCACCGACTCGGTGCTGCTCGTCGAGTTCTACGCCGAGAGCGACGCGGAGGGGCGTCAGAAGGTCGCCGACCTCATCGCGGACCGCGTGGGCGTCCGAGATACGGCGGCCGAGCCGGGCGACGGCGCGGCCGAGACCACGAGCCAGCCGCGGCGCGCGGTCGACGCCTTGGAGGCGCACGACCCCGACGAGCGCGACCGCTTCTGGAAGATGCGGAAGGCGGGCCTCCCGATCTTGCTCTCGCGGACCACCGACGAGAAGCACATCTCCTTCATCGAGGACTGCGCGATTCCGCCCGAACACCTCCCCGAGTACACGCGGGAGTTCCAGCAGATCCTCGAAGACAACGACACGTTCGCCACCTTCTACGCGCACGCCGGGCCGGGCGTGCTCCACATCCGCCCGCTGATCAACACGAAGGACGTCGACGACGTCGAGGCGATGGTCGACATCGCCGACCGCGTCACCGACGCCGTGGTCCGGCTCGGCGGCTCCGTCTCGGGCGAACACGGCGACGGTCGCGCCCGCACCCAGTGGAACCGGAAGCTGTACGGCGACGGCCTGTGGGAGGCGTTCCGCGACCTGAAGACGGCCTTCGACCCCGACTGGCTGCTCAACCCGGGTAACGTCTGCGGCGACGTCGACATGCGGGAGAACCTCCGGTTCGACGCGGAGTACGAGTACGACGCGGGATTCGACCCCGCGATGGAGTGGGCGGTCGACAACGGGATGCAGGGGATGGTCGAACTCTGTCACGGCTGCGGCGGCTGCCGCGGCCCGCAGGAGACGACCGGCGGCACCATGTGTCCGACCTACCGCGCCGCCGAGGAGGAGATCCAGTCCACGCGCGGCCGGGCGAACATGCTCCGCGGGGCCATCTCCGGCGAACTGCCCGACGACCCGACCGACGACGAGTTTGTCACCGAGGTGATGGACCTCTGTGTCGGCTGTAAGGGGTGTAAGGTGGACTGCCCGAGCGGCGTCGACATGGCGAAGCTGAAGGCGGAGGTGGAACACGCCCACCACGAGGAGCACGGGCTGGACCTCCGCACCCGACTGCTCGGTCGGTTCGAGTCGCTCGCGCCGCTCGCCTCGAAGTTCGCCCCGCTCTCGAACCTCCCGAACAAGCTCCCCGGGAGCGGCCTCATCGCGGAGAAGGCGCTCGGGATCGCGCGGGAGCGCGACCTCCCGACGTTCCGCTCGGAGACGCTCGTCGACTGGTTCGAGGCCCGCGGCGGGGCGAGCGTCCCGCGCGAGGCGGCGGACCGCGACGTGCTGCTGTTCCCCGACGTGTACACCACCTACACCAACCCCGGCGCGGGGAAGGCCGCGGTGCGCGTGCTGGAGGCCGCGAACTGCCACGTCGAGATCCCCGACGTGGACGGCAGCGGCCGCCCGCCCCACTCGAAGGGGATGCTCGACGTGTCGCGCGCGACGGCGAGAGACGCCGTGGAGGCGCTCGCGCCGCGGGTCCGGGACGGCTGGGACGTGGTCGTCGTCGAGCCCTCGGACGCCGTCATGCTCCAGTCCGACTACCACGACCTGCTCGACGGCGACGCCAGCGACGTGCCCGACGCCGACGTGGCCGCCGTCTCCGAGAACGCCTACGGGGTCATGGAGTACGTCGACGCCTTCCGGCTCGACGAGTCGCTCGCGCTCGACGCGCCCACCGAGTCGCTCACCTACCACGGCCACTGCCACCAGAAGGCGACGAAGAAGGACCACCACGCGGTCGGCGTGTTGCGGCGCGCGGGCTACGGGGTCGACCCGCTCGACTCCTCGTGTTGCGGGATGGCCGGCTCGTTCGGCTACGAGGCCGAACACTACTCGATGAGCGTGGCGATCGGCGAGACCCTGTTCGAGCAGGTCTCGGCGAGCGACGGCGACGGCCTCGTCGCGCCGGGCACCTCCTGCCGGACGCAGTTGGAGGAGGGCCCAAGCGAGGTGCCGGAGCCGGACCACCCCGTCGAGAAGCTGGCGACCGCGCTGGCGTAG
- a CDS encoding Nif3-like dinuclear metal center hexameric protein produces MELSEYVDRLDDRLDTAAYGDVDASANGLQVGSDEGEIERVAFAVDAARATIEAAADAGADLLVVHHGLSWGGIERVTGRAHDRIAALIENDLALYVSHLPLDGHPDLGNAAGVAEAVGLGDREPFGEIGPVTIGTIGETAEPLSAGAIRETLDGFEGQPDGEASPTRVIDFGPDRIERVAVVTGSGADWLDEAVAADADALITGEGKGKLYHEAREAGLTVFLAGHYATETFGVRSLESLSSEWGLETAYVSHPTGL; encoded by the coding sequence ATGGAGCTTTCCGAGTACGTCGACCGACTCGACGACCGACTCGACACGGCCGCGTACGGCGACGTCGACGCGAGCGCGAACGGGCTTCAGGTGGGCTCGGACGAGGGCGAAATCGAGCGCGTCGCGTTCGCGGTCGACGCCGCCCGGGCGACGATCGAGGCGGCCGCGGACGCCGGAGCCGACCTCCTCGTCGTCCACCACGGGCTCTCGTGGGGCGGCATCGAGCGCGTCACCGGGCGGGCGCACGACCGGATCGCCGCCCTGATCGAGAACGACCTGGCGCTGTACGTCTCGCACCTCCCGCTCGACGGCCACCCGGACCTCGGCAACGCGGCGGGCGTCGCCGAGGCGGTCGGGCTGGGCGACCGCGAGCCGTTCGGCGAGATCGGCCCTGTGACGATCGGAACGATCGGCGAGACGGCGGAGCCGCTGTCGGCGGGCGCGATCCGCGAGACGCTCGACGGGTTCGAGGGCCAGCCGGACGGCGAGGCGTCGCCGACGCGCGTGATCGACTTCGGCCCGGACCGGATCGAGCGCGTCGCGGTCGTCACCGGCTCCGGCGCGGACTGGCTCGACGAGGCGGTCGCGGCTGACGCGGACGCGTTGATCACCGGCGAGGGAAAGGGGAAGCTGTACCACGAGGCGCGCGAGGCCGGCCTCACCGTCTTCCTCGCGGGCCACTACGCCACCGAGACGTTCGGCGTCCGATCGCTTGAGTCGCTGTCGAGCGAGTGGGGGCTGGAGACGGCGTACGTCTCGCACCCGACGGGACTGTAA
- the tgtA gene encoding tRNA guanosine(15) transglycosylase TgtA: MRDHFEIRDHDAAGRIGRLEVPRADVTVETPALLPVVNPNVLTIEPSRLESEFGAEMLITNSYIIRSTERIRDRVVDEGLHELLGFDGAIMTDSGSFQLAEYGDIDVTTAEIIEFQRRIGSDVATPVDVPTPPDADRDRAERELATTKQALADAEAAETGEMLVNAPVQGSTYADLREEAGRHAAGTDLDVFPVGAMVPLLNSYRYADTVEAVRAAKRGLGPGAPVHLFGAGHPMMLALAVAAGCDLFDSAAYALMARDGRYLTVSGTEHLEDLDYFPCSCPVCAEHTPADLRELGDGDGGPTAERLLAEHNLHVTFEELRRVKEAIRSGNLLELVDRRARGHPAMLDGYRALLDHAEELERTDPGSKDAFFHTSHEATRRPEVGRHRDRLERLATPDSLLLTESKPPSDHDYDAVWRVKPPFGPYPPALSETYPLTAEVPERTDDAAQVAAAEGVAALAAANPETGLTLGHDAWCDRALDRLPDRVQTENLRTLG; the protein is encoded by the coding sequence ATGCGCGATCACTTCGAGATCCGGGACCACGACGCCGCCGGGCGGATCGGCCGGCTGGAGGTCCCGCGCGCCGACGTCACCGTCGAGACGCCGGCGCTTTTGCCCGTGGTCAACCCGAACGTGCTCACGATCGAGCCGTCGCGGCTCGAATCGGAGTTCGGCGCGGAGATGCTGATCACGAACTCCTACATCATCCGCAGCACCGAACGCATCCGCGACCGGGTCGTCGACGAGGGGCTCCACGAGCTCCTCGGCTTCGACGGGGCGATCATGACCGACTCCGGCTCCTTCCAGTTGGCCGAGTACGGCGACATCGACGTGACGACCGCCGAGATCATCGAGTTCCAGCGGCGGATCGGTAGCGACGTGGCGACGCCCGTCGACGTGCCGACCCCGCCGGACGCGGACCGCGACCGCGCCGAGCGCGAACTGGCGACGACGAAGCAGGCGCTCGCGGACGCCGAGGCGGCCGAGACCGGCGAGATGCTCGTCAACGCGCCGGTACAGGGGTCGACGTACGCCGACCTGCGCGAGGAGGCCGGCCGGCACGCGGCGGGGACCGACCTCGACGTGTTCCCCGTCGGCGCGATGGTGCCGCTGCTCAACTCCTACCGCTACGCCGACACCGTCGAGGCCGTGCGGGCGGCGAAGCGCGGGCTCGGGCCGGGCGCGCCGGTCCACCTGTTCGGGGCCGGCCACCCGATGATGCTGGCGCTCGCGGTGGCGGCCGGCTGCGACCTGTTCGACTCGGCCGCCTACGCGCTGATGGCCCGCGACGGCCGCTACCTCACCGTTTCGGGGACGGAACACCTCGAAGACCTCGACTACTTCCCCTGCTCGTGTCCGGTGTGTGCCGAACACACGCCCGCGGACCTGCGGGAACTCGGCGACGGCGACGGCGGCCCGACCGCCGAGCGGCTGCTCGCCGAGCACAACCTCCACGTCACCTTCGAGGAGCTACGTCGCGTGAAGGAGGCGATCCGCTCCGGAAACCTGCTCGAACTGGTCGACCGCCGCGCCCGCGGCCACCCGGCGATGCTCGACGGGTACCGCGCGCTGCTCGACCACGCCGAGGAGTTGGAGCGCACCGACCCGGGCTCGAAGGACGCGTTCTTCCACACCTCTCACGAGGCGACCCGGCGGCCGGAGGTCGGCCGACACCGCGACCGCCTCGAACGGCTGGCGACGCCCGACAGCCTCCTGCTCACCGAGTCGAAGCCCCCCTCGGACCACGACTACGACGCGGTGTGGCGCGTGAAACCGCCGTTCGGGCCGTACCCGCCCGCGCTCTCGGAGACGTACCCGCTCACCGCCGAGGTGCCGGAGCGGACCGACGACGCGGCGCAGGTCGCGGCCGCGGAGGGCGTCGCCGCGCTCGCGGCGGCCAACCCCGAGACGGGCCTGACGCTCGGCCACGACGCGTGGTGCGACCGCGCGCTCGACCGGCTGCCAGACCGCGTCCAGACGGAGAACCTGCGGACGCTCGGCTGA
- a CDS encoding bis(5'-nucleosyl)-tetraphosphatase, which yields MTVEATSAGAILFRDTRGEREYLLLKSRPGDWEFPKGGVEGDEELQQTAIREVGEEAGIEDFRLIDGFREEYDYVFEANGKTIHKTVHLFIARSFEASAELSKEHRDLQWRDYDQALNTITQDGPREILEEAHEYLDERKDDESGKYV from the coding sequence ATGACGGTCGAAGCGACCAGTGCCGGAGCCATCCTCTTCCGCGATACCCGCGGCGAACGGGAGTACTTGCTCCTGAAGAGCCGACCGGGGGACTGGGAGTTCCCCAAAGGCGGGGTCGAGGGGGACGAGGAGCTCCAGCAGACGGCGATACGAGAAGTCGGCGAGGAGGCCGGGATCGAGGATTTCCGGCTGATCGACGGGTTCCGCGAGGAGTACGACTACGTGTTCGAGGCGAACGGGAAGACCATCCACAAGACGGTCCACCTGTTCATCGCCCGCTCGTTCGAGGCGAGCGCCGAACTCTCGAAGGAACACCGCGACCTCCAGTGGCGCGACTACGACCAGGCGCTCAACACGATCACGCAGGACGGTCCCCGGGAGATCTTAGAGGAGGCTCACGAGTACCTCGACGAGCGGAAAGACGACGAGAGCGGGAAGTACGTCTGA